The genomic DNA CTTGAACTAATGCATCTTTTTTATCTGTATCTACTTCATTTAACATGTCAATATATCCAAGAATATCATTTAATTCCAATTGAAATTTTTCAATTTCTTCTTGTTTAAATTTTAATCTGGCAAGTTTTGCAACATTTAAAACTTCCTCTTTTGTTAAAGCCATTTTTCCCTCCTAAAAAATTTAATTTATAATGAATATAAATATTTTATTTCTTCATCTGTTAATTTTCTATACTCACCTAGTTTTAGTTTTCCTAATGATAATTTTCCTATTTTCTCTCTTTTTAAAGAAATTACAGGACAATTTATACTTTCCATCATTCTTCTAACCTGTCTATTTCTGCCCTCTCTAATGCAAAGTTCCAATTCTGATTTACCTTTTTCACTTTTTATAACTTTTACTAAAGCTGGTAGAGTATATCCATCTTCTAATTTTACACCTGTTTTTAATTTTTCTACTGACTCCTCTTTTATTTCTCCTAAAACTTTTACATAATATTGTTTATATATTTCTGATCTTGGGTGAATAACTCTATTAAATAACTCTCCATCATTTGTCAGTATAATAAGACCAGTTGTATTATAATCTAGTCTTCCAATAGGAAATATTCTTTCTTTACATTTTATTAAATCAACAACTGTTTTTCTACCACGATCATCTGTTACTGAACTTAAAACCTCTAAAGGCTTATTTAGCATATAATATACTTTTTTCTCAACTTCTTTTTTTATTTTCTTTCCATTTATCTCAATAGTATCTTCATTACTTACCTTTGTTCCAGCTGTTGCTATTACTCCATTTACCCTTATTCTACCCTCATCTGCTAACTTATCTATTGCTCTTCTTGAACCTATTCCAAGAGATGCTAGGTATTTATTAATTCTCATTTTTTCCATCTTCACTACTTCCTTTTACCTCTTGATAATTAGGTAATTCTTCTATTTTTTTTATTCCTATATATCCTAAAAATTTGTCTGTTACCTCATATAAATTAGGTCTTCCTATAGTATCTTTTTTTCCACAAATTCTTATAAATTTTTTCTCTTCCATATTTTGAACTATTCTATCTACACTAACACCTCTTATAGCTTCTATTTCAGACTTTGTAACCGGTTGACGATATGCTATAATTGATAATGTTTCTAAGGCAGCTCCTGAAAGTTTTTTCGGTTTTGTTTCTTGTTGGAAAAAATCATTAATAACCTCTCCATAAATTGGATTTGTTACTAAATTAACAAATTCTCCATCTATCTCTATATTTATTCCTGTTTCTCTTCTTTCTTCTTTCAACTCTTCTAATATATTTAATATTTCTTCTATAGGAATTCCAAAAAATTTACTAAGTTCTTTAATTTGCAGCTCATCTCCACCTAATAAAAGTATTGCTTCTATTTTGTGTTTAATTTCCATTTTTG from Fusobacterium hominis includes the following:
- the gatC gene encoding Asp-tRNA(Asn)/Glu-tRNA(Gln) amidotransferase subunit GatC, whose translation is MALTKEEVLNVAKLARLKFKQEEIEKFQLELNDILGYIDMLNEVDTDKKDALVQVNGGVNNLREDNIRESLSVEKALSNAPESGDGAFIVPKVVGE
- a CDS encoding pseudouridine synthase, translating into MRINKYLASLGIGSRRAIDKLADEGRIRVNGVIATAGTKVSNEDTIEINGKKIKKEVEKKVYYMLNKPLEVLSSVTDDRGRKTVVDLIKCKERIFPIGRLDYNTTGLIILTNDGELFNRVIHPRSEIYKQYYVKVLGEIKEESVEKLKTGVKLEDGYTLPALVKVIKSEKGKSELELCIREGRNRQVRRMMESINCPVISLKREKIGKLSLGKLKLGEYRKLTDEEIKYLYSL
- the scpB gene encoding SMC-Scp complex subunit ScpB — translated: MEIKHKIEAILLLGGDELQIKELSKFFGIPIEEILNILEELKEERRETGINIEIDGEFVNLVTNPIYGEVINDFFQQETKPKKLSGAALETLSIIAYRQPVTKSEIEAIRGVSVDRIVQNMEEKKFIRICGKKDTIGRPNLYEVTDKFLGYIGIKKIEELPNYQEVKGSSEDGKNEN